The following coding sequences lie in one Arabidopsis thaliana chromosome 3, partial sequence genomic window:
- a CDS encoding F-box family protein (F-box family protein; BEST Arabidopsis thaliana protein match is: F-box family protein (TAIR:AT2G35280.1); Has 25 Blast hits to 25 proteins in 5 species: Archae - 0; Bacteria - 0; Metazoa - 0; Fungi - 0; Plants - 25; Viruses - 0; Other Eukaryotes - 0 (source: NCBI BLink).): MDPNKAEISRLEVLPQDLLGEIVAKIGAKYAEDYHNCILSCKELGASANDERVLKTLNLAPLVKKPLSCRKHLLIMKKCLANNNPDAHYIKGIIWYFNLDHCDVGLHHIGIAAN; the protein is encoded by the coding sequence atggatcCCAACAAAGCTGAAATTAGTCGTCTTGAGGTACTTCCTCAAGATCTACTCGGAGAAATAGTTGCCAAAATAGGGGCAAAATACGCTGAAGATTATCACAATTGCATCCTTTCATGCAAAGAACTAGGTGCATCAGCAAACGATGAACGCGTGCTCAAAACCCTTAATCTTGCTCCGTTGGTGAAGAAACCGTTATCATGCCGCAAACACCTTCTTATTATGAAGAAATGTCTTGCCAACAACAACCCGGATGCTCACTACATAAAAGGTATAATATGGTACTTTAACCTTGATCATTGTGACGTTGGTCTCCACCATATTGGCATAGCAGCTAACTGA